One region of Thalassophryne amazonica chromosome 16, fThaAma1.1, whole genome shotgun sequence genomic DNA includes:
- the cant1a gene encoding soluble calcium-activated nucleotidase 1 isoform X1, producing MVTRQMQKETAEQNQRLCTPIRIRWCLMSPARNCRRRRRKAPSNSPSSNSPASGITQHEQNNPMNPLRISVQSLPLLASMANTTDSRFRLKWKPIVVLAFSLCLLLILLMHLSSSTRFNPSGSFYWKADSAYLKHSDPLYNDTYPLSPPELTSQGTRYRIGVIADLDTNSASTKKTTWFSYMQRGYLFVSQSGDKVAVEWDTNRVVLESHLAEKGRGMELSELVVFNGKLYSVDDRTGVIYHIDGDKAVPWVILTDGDGSVAKGFKAEWMAVKDEQLYVGGLGKEWTTITGEFVNNNPEWVKVVGFQGDVRHENWVPKYKLLKSAAGIEPPGYLIHESAAWSDTLQRWFFLPRRASKERYEEAADERRATNLVLSCSSDFQDITVSRVGPLNPTHGFSSFKFVPNTDDQIILALKSEEDAGNIATYITAFTLDGRILLPETKIGDVKYEGLEFV from the exons ATGGTTACAAGGCAAATGCAGAAAGAGACTGCAGAACAAAATCAAAGGTTGTGCACTCCCATAAGGATACGGTGGTGTCTGATGTCACCGGCTCGGAATTGTAGGCGACGGAGACGAAAGG CACCATCCAATTCTCCATCATCTAACTCTCCTGCCTCAGGCATCACTCAGCATGAGCAGAACAATCCTATGAACCCTCTGCGGATCTCTGTTCAAAGCCTCCCGTTGTTGGCTTCCATGGCCAACACCACTGACTCTCGTTTCCGCCTCAAATGGAAACCAATTGTCGTCTTGGCCTTCTCCCTGTGCCTACTTCTCATACTGTTAATGCACTTAAGCTCAAGCACACGCTTTAACCCTAGCGGCTCATTCTACTGGAAAGCCGACAGCGCTTACCTCAAACACTCTGACCCCCTTTACAATGACACATACCCCCTCAGCCCACCAGAGCTCACGTCACAGGGCACCAGATACCGCATCGGGGTCATTGCAGACCTCGACACAAACTCTGCAAGTACAAAGAAAACGACGTGGTTCAGCTACATGCAGCGGGGGTATCTCTttgtgtcccagagtggggacAAAGTGGCAGTTGAGTGGGACACAAATAGGGTGGTTCTGGAAAGCCACCTAGCTGAGAAGGGCCGAGGTATGGAGCTGTCTGAACTGGTGGTTTTCAATGGGAAGCTCTACAGCGTCGACGACAGAACTGGTGTCATCTACCACATTGACGGCGACAAGGCTGTGCCCTGGGTCATCTTGACTGATGGTGATGGtagtgttgccaaag GGTTCAAAGCAGAGTGGATGGCTGTGAAGGATGAGCAGCTATATGTCGGTGGTCTCGGGAAGGAGTGGACCACCATCACAGGCGAGTTTGTCAACAACAACCCAGAGTGGGTCAAAGTGGTGGGCTTTCAAGGGGATGTGAGGCACGAGAACTGGGTTCCCAAGTACAAACTGTTAAAATCTGCTGCAGGAATAGAACCTCCAG GTTATCTCATCCATGAGTCCGCTGCATGGAGTGACACCCTGCAGCGGTGGTTTTTCCTCCCTCGGCGTGCCAGCAAGGAGCGCTACGAGGAGGCAGCAGATGAACGGCGTGCCACAAACCTCGTCCTCAGCTGCTCCTCCGACTTTCAGGACATCACCGTGAGCCGAGTTGGTCCACTTAATCCCACTCACGGCTTCTCCTCCTTCAAGTTCGTCCCGAACACCGACGACCAGATCATCCTGGCACTCaagtcagaagaagatgctggaaACATCGCCACGTACATCACAGCCTTTACGCTGGATGGACGCATCCTTTTACCCGAAACGAAGATCGGGGACGTGAAGTACGAGGGGTTAGAGTTCGTATAG
- the cant1a gene encoding soluble calcium-activated nucleotidase 1 isoform X2, whose amino-acid sequence METPSNSPSSNSPASGITQHEQNNPMNPLRISVQSLPLLASMANTTDSRFRLKWKPIVVLAFSLCLLLILLMHLSSSTRFNPSGSFYWKADSAYLKHSDPLYNDTYPLSPPELTSQGTRYRIGVIADLDTNSASTKKTTWFSYMQRGYLFVSQSGDKVAVEWDTNRVVLESHLAEKGRGMELSELVVFNGKLYSVDDRTGVIYHIDGDKAVPWVILTDGDGSVAKGFKAEWMAVKDEQLYVGGLGKEWTTITGEFVNNNPEWVKVVGFQGDVRHENWVPKYKLLKSAAGIEPPGYLIHESAAWSDTLQRWFFLPRRASKERYEEAADERRATNLVLSCSSDFQDITVSRVGPLNPTHGFSSFKFVPNTDDQIILALKSEEDAGNIATYITAFTLDGRILLPETKIGDVKYEGLEFV is encoded by the exons ATGGAAA CACCATCCAATTCTCCATCATCTAACTCTCCTGCCTCAGGCATCACTCAGCATGAGCAGAACAATCCTATGAACCCTCTGCGGATCTCTGTTCAAAGCCTCCCGTTGTTGGCTTCCATGGCCAACACCACTGACTCTCGTTTCCGCCTCAAATGGAAACCAATTGTCGTCTTGGCCTTCTCCCTGTGCCTACTTCTCATACTGTTAATGCACTTAAGCTCAAGCACACGCTTTAACCCTAGCGGCTCATTCTACTGGAAAGCCGACAGCGCTTACCTCAAACACTCTGACCCCCTTTACAATGACACATACCCCCTCAGCCCACCAGAGCTCACGTCACAGGGCACCAGATACCGCATCGGGGTCATTGCAGACCTCGACACAAACTCTGCAAGTACAAAGAAAACGACGTGGTTCAGCTACATGCAGCGGGGGTATCTCTttgtgtcccagagtggggacAAAGTGGCAGTTGAGTGGGACACAAATAGGGTGGTTCTGGAAAGCCACCTAGCTGAGAAGGGCCGAGGTATGGAGCTGTCTGAACTGGTGGTTTTCAATGGGAAGCTCTACAGCGTCGACGACAGAACTGGTGTCATCTACCACATTGACGGCGACAAGGCTGTGCCCTGGGTCATCTTGACTGATGGTGATGGtagtgttgccaaag GGTTCAAAGCAGAGTGGATGGCTGTGAAGGATGAGCAGCTATATGTCGGTGGTCTCGGGAAGGAGTGGACCACCATCACAGGCGAGTTTGTCAACAACAACCCAGAGTGGGTCAAAGTGGTGGGCTTTCAAGGGGATGTGAGGCACGAGAACTGGGTTCCCAAGTACAAACTGTTAAAATCTGCTGCAGGAATAGAACCTCCAG GTTATCTCATCCATGAGTCCGCTGCATGGAGTGACACCCTGCAGCGGTGGTTTTTCCTCCCTCGGCGTGCCAGCAAGGAGCGCTACGAGGAGGCAGCAGATGAACGGCGTGCCACAAACCTCGTCCTCAGCTGCTCCTCCGACTTTCAGGACATCACCGTGAGCCGAGTTGGTCCACTTAATCCCACTCACGGCTTCTCCTCCTTCAAGTTCGTCCCGAACACCGACGACCAGATCATCCTGGCACTCaagtcagaagaagatgctggaaACATCGCCACGTACATCACAGCCTTTACGCTGGATGGACGCATCCTTTTACCCGAAACGAAGATCGGGGACGTGAAGTACGAGGGGTTAGAGTTCGTATAG
- the cant1a gene encoding soluble calcium-activated nucleotidase 1 isoform X3, which translates to MNPLRISVQSLPLLASMANTTDSRFRLKWKPIVVLAFSLCLLLILLMHLSSSTRFNPSGSFYWKADSAYLKHSDPLYNDTYPLSPPELTSQGTRYRIGVIADLDTNSASTKKTTWFSYMQRGYLFVSQSGDKVAVEWDTNRVVLESHLAEKGRGMELSELVVFNGKLYSVDDRTGVIYHIDGDKAVPWVILTDGDGSVAKGFKAEWMAVKDEQLYVGGLGKEWTTITGEFVNNNPEWVKVVGFQGDVRHENWVPKYKLLKSAAGIEPPGYLIHESAAWSDTLQRWFFLPRRASKERYEEAADERRATNLVLSCSSDFQDITVSRVGPLNPTHGFSSFKFVPNTDDQIILALKSEEDAGNIATYITAFTLDGRILLPETKIGDVKYEGLEFV; encoded by the exons ATGAACCCTCTGCGGATCTCTGTTCAAAGCCTCCCGTTGTTGGCTTCCATGGCCAACACCACTGACTCTCGTTTCCGCCTCAAATGGAAACCAATTGTCGTCTTGGCCTTCTCCCTGTGCCTACTTCTCATACTGTTAATGCACTTAAGCTCAAGCACACGCTTTAACCCTAGCGGCTCATTCTACTGGAAAGCCGACAGCGCTTACCTCAAACACTCTGACCCCCTTTACAATGACACATACCCCCTCAGCCCACCAGAGCTCACGTCACAGGGCACCAGATACCGCATCGGGGTCATTGCAGACCTCGACACAAACTCTGCAAGTACAAAGAAAACGACGTGGTTCAGCTACATGCAGCGGGGGTATCTCTttgtgtcccagagtggggacAAAGTGGCAGTTGAGTGGGACACAAATAGGGTGGTTCTGGAAAGCCACCTAGCTGAGAAGGGCCGAGGTATGGAGCTGTCTGAACTGGTGGTTTTCAATGGGAAGCTCTACAGCGTCGACGACAGAACTGGTGTCATCTACCACATTGACGGCGACAAGGCTGTGCCCTGGGTCATCTTGACTGATGGTGATGGtagtgttgccaaag GGTTCAAAGCAGAGTGGATGGCTGTGAAGGATGAGCAGCTATATGTCGGTGGTCTCGGGAAGGAGTGGACCACCATCACAGGCGAGTTTGTCAACAACAACCCAGAGTGGGTCAAAGTGGTGGGCTTTCAAGGGGATGTGAGGCACGAGAACTGGGTTCCCAAGTACAAACTGTTAAAATCTGCTGCAGGAATAGAACCTCCAG GTTATCTCATCCATGAGTCCGCTGCATGGAGTGACACCCTGCAGCGGTGGTTTTTCCTCCCTCGGCGTGCCAGCAAGGAGCGCTACGAGGAGGCAGCAGATGAACGGCGTGCCACAAACCTCGTCCTCAGCTGCTCCTCCGACTTTCAGGACATCACCGTGAGCCGAGTTGGTCCACTTAATCCCACTCACGGCTTCTCCTCCTTCAAGTTCGTCCCGAACACCGACGACCAGATCATCCTGGCACTCaagtcagaagaagatgctggaaACATCGCCACGTACATCACAGCCTTTACGCTGGATGGACGCATCCTTTTACCCGAAACGAAGATCGGGGACGTGAAGTACGAGGGGTTAGAGTTCGTATAG